GATACCAATGGATACACTAAATACATCAAAGTATTAATTTGTTGAAAACTTTCAacgtaattaattatgataaaaagaatATCATAAATATGACCATTCcaatatttcaattataaaattcaaatttttaataacaataatagtaataataataataataaatatacaagttatacatttgattataatttattctattaaaaataaagaaaaataattatgttattatataagtTCAAAGTTcttctatatatataacttgaaCACATATTTAAATGTTTCAATTGAAAAACTATACACAAAATACCACACAGACTTAATTGGGTAATAATTTGTGTAATTGAATTatcctattttaaaataaaataaatgaaatataacaaTCTAAGGAGTAAATACGTAATATGATTTTGGAAGAAAACTGAAAGGATGAGTGTCCTTACAGGTTAATTTCCTTTTCTGAACAGACCAGACCTTGGTGGTTCTTGAACCAGTCCTGAACAGGGTCCATTGGAAGGTGCTGTAACTGACTAATAATGAGAGGAAAAACCACAGGGATGAGAACAGTTTGAACAAAGTAAGAGCAGAACTCATACAGATACCATCCCCAAACCTCAAACCTTGATGCCTCATCTCCAATAACTTCTTCATTCGCATAACTATAATTCGACCTAGTTTCTGTGCTGTTCCCATTTGGAGGTGCAAGAACTGATGCTTGACCTTCAGTGTCCGATGATTCCTTCATTGTTGCGTAGAAAGAGGGAATGGAAGATGGTGTTTTAAGAATGGTCACAGTAACATAGGAACTGTAACTGTTTGATGCAAACACAGCTGGTTAACGAAACTTTCGAGGGTGCAGAAAAGGACCTTGTAAAGTGCAGCTGTTTTTTTCATCACTATTTGTTTCTTCTGGTAACTTCAATCATTTGGAAGATGAGTTGCGTGGAATTTCCGTTACATTAATGTTTAAACAAATACTTGCATTCTCAAATTTTCTTGTTCCTCACATAGATTTAGGTCATGCTGCATCACTtcacaagaaacaaaatataaaaatataaccaCATTACAAGAggaatatatatgaaatatgcTTAGTTACTAACAACTGTTCCTTATTAGGCTTTAAACATACTTCTACAAGTGAATGATTGGTTTCTCCAACTTATTATTATGTATCATGATATTTTACCAacacttaataaattttttataataaaataagatatgtaTCACCATTTTATTtgtcaatttaaatttatttttaaaaaaatatttaaaatgaaaaaattataaattatcatatatacgttttcagatttaaaaaaaaaattaaagaaacttttttctattattatatatacttcaTTCATTTCAAGCacatttattctttttccttttaaccTTTAATTATAAGTTGTGATAATTTAATCAGCATGCATAAAATTACACTTCACAAAATCTTCCTACGAGTGAAATTATGTTCGGATAACTTAATCAAATCATGATATCTTGTGTGCGAAAAAAGTTAGCAAGATTGAGAatggtaaataaataaaatttaattattgtaaatagtGGGGATATTCtttaggacaatgatattttaacaacattttttgacaactttgttgacaacgggacacgtgtcatcattttattggtttatttaaatttatgtctaaaaaatatttaaaacagaccaatcacaaactgtcatgtatgcgttgtcaaaaaattattaaaaaagtattgttaaaaaaagtttttcctatACTTTATTCTAATATATAACGATAAAATTAACTTCAACCACTATAATATAAATGAGAAATATTGATGACATGTCATATCATATTAGTTATAGTGGAGTGGAATAGTAgatagaaaaatgatttttgaaatGTTGGAAATTAATTGACATACATATTATTAGTTGTAATAGGATTCAACTTCGTATTAACGAGACATATATCATTCTTCTTGTAGGTTGgaaacaaataaatcaaaataaactaaaatatcaaataagtgtatcatattattaaaagaaaaaagcaaactaaactatttataacaaaaaaaaaactgaatgaacaactttataaatcaatttttaaaaactgaaaatttaAAGTTGCAGTTCAATTGGTTTAACGTAAAACTACTACGTTGCAAAACGTATAGAAGTATATAGGCACGGAACAGTAACATGCACTTCACtctttcaaacattaaaagaatttgaCTTAATTTGGCCGAGTAAACTTCTGGTAGAGTTTGGTCTAGTaactttttttagaaatttgacTTTTCAACTAAATTAGCCACAACTAAAATTCGGTAAAATTTGGTTAAGTCGACCTTGGCTAGAGTTTGGTTGAATTTGACTGAATCGACTCCGACTGAAATTTGATCAAATTCGGTTAAATTGTTTTGGCCAAAATTGGAACAAATTCAGACAAGAAGGCCTCAATCGAAATTTGGCGAATTTCGATCGAGTTAATCCCGAAATTTGACCCATTTGGCTGAGTTGGGCATGCACGAAATTAGTCATGTCGACCTTggataaaattcaataaagtcGGCCCTGACCAAAATTTGGCCAAATTCAAACGGCTAGGTCCCGACCAAAATTTGGTTGAGTCGACcttattcaaaatttagaaaattttggccATGTCATCCACAACAGAAATTCCACCAAATTTAGTCAAGCTAACCTTGGGTGAAGTTTAATGGAATTTGACCGAGTCTATCCTAGTTAAAATTTAGTCGAATTTGTCTGTGTTAGTCTTGAGCAaaatttggtctaatttagcCACATCAAACTCGAAATTTAGTTGAATTTGTCATGAAAGACCTGAGTGCAGTGAAAAGGATACTTGGAATGGAAATCTCCATAGATCATTCCAATATATATaacttacaatttttatattgtattttattacatatagatttattttagatatttacCTACTATTTCTTACTTTATTaacatttctattttatcttatatagcCAAAGGGAATATATTAATTTGGAGATAAATTTGGATGAAGTGACCCTAGGTCTTTCCAGAATATTTAGGACTTTTACAACTAAAACGAAAGACAGGTTGATACTAATTtacaagaaattttttaatttgctagataaattagttataaaaaatctttttcactAATTTACGAGAAGATAGTGAAGAAATAATCTGACACGTAGCAATATAGCTACAAATTTGATGTAATATACAATTTGTCATTGTTccttcttaattaaaaataggttaaatcCTTTCGGAAGTTCCTATTTATGTGGGGTTTTCTCATTATGATCCCCGTCTTTTAAGTttttccaatttggtcctttataaaaattgactcaattggATTTCTGTCATTAAATCAACTTAACagggttattttttttatgacatgtGAGAGTGATATGGACATTTTTTGAGACATGGCTTGACAGTggttttttattaatgaaaccCTTGTACATGgcattttcttaaacaaacaatttaaaaactGGAGTTTCTGAGACATTTTAAAAGTTGTCATCactgattttataaatttaaggaTTTAGGGTTCGTTGTTGTTGAAGATTGGAAAGCAATTGAAGGTTTGGAATACGGAAGTGGGAAAACACAAGACGTAACCATGTCTATGGGGCATTCATGTTCATCTTCCACTTGCAATGAGTGTCAAAAGCAATTATGCTCTCTGAGCACTCATGGAGATGGAGGCTGGAACAGGAAAAATGCGTCACTGATTTGCTATTAGGGGGAGAAGTTTGTGCTGAGGACTACGAAGACCAGTAAGAGTCGAGGCAAACAATTATAGGGTTGCACTAAGTATAAGGTTTGAAGTGAAAATGTTGGATGCAACTACTTCACATGGTACACTGATTGGGGAATTGACGAAAGTGTTAGTTGTGAGGTGTTGGAAGCAAATTATGAGAGGTTGCTgaagagttttgaaaatgaaagtgatAAGAAGATAGTTGTTGTGCAAAAAGCCGTGATGGGTCTTGAAAGGTGGACGAAATTTTTTGTTAGGGTTGTTAGTTTTGTATGTGTAATGAACATCATTGTAGTTGCAATGTTAATGGGAAAGGCATGATAACCTGTGCCTATTTGTAGGTGTAATGTAGGTCAgtttaatgtatttttctttaatgtaaTGAAGATGTAATAGTTTTTTGTGTTAGCTGCAGATGTAATAGTTGCagatatttaatgtttaatgaaATGAAGATGTTCAATGGTTAatgaaatgaagatttgaagtgAACATTATTCTTGATTGTACTTGTTGACATGTCACGTAAGCCTATAATGAACCAATGTAACTAGTAATCTTACTGATGTTGTTTATTCATGTTTGACATATCTGATGTAGTTTATTTAGGTTTCACATATCACATTTCTCACAAATAAAATGTTCCAATCAAATCTGCATAAAATGTGTAGGTTTCACATATCACATTTCTCACAACTAAAATGTTCTAATCAAATTTGTCATTCATAACTCTGTCATACAAATACCAATATATATTCATGGACATAATAACATATTGTATTATAATACCTAAATTTAGTCATCCATTGTTGATACAAATAGCAATATATAGAATACTAAAAGATAAAACGTTGTTTCTAAAAGAGTGTTGTAATGTATTACATCAAACTTTAATCTATCTATTacatttcttttcataaaacttaaaacattGTTCAACTTTGATGTGGTTCTTCTCCATGTTCTTGACCTTGAGCCAATGATGTGGGTTCTTCTCCCTGTGTTGCACCCTGAGCCAATGAAGTGGGTTCTTCTCCCTAGGCTGCACAATAGCTTCTTCGTTTCTCTTGGGACAACGTGCTCTATTGTGGCTCACTTCCCTACACATGCTACATCTCTTCACCAATCCACCTTTGGTCATTTTAGTGCTATTTTTCTTCAACTCTGATTGCTCTAACCTCATTTTCTTCTTAGAACGGCCAGACAACTTTCTTTTTGATGGAGGCATGACATCTGGATATTCAGTTACCTCTCATATGTTGTTTCCATTAATAGGATAGATAATAGATAAGTACATTTCTTCATACTTTGAAGTGAGAAAGCCTACAGGTATGTAGTCCTTTCCATCTAGGTTGAGAAGCCTCATTACTGCCAAAGCATGAACATAAGGTATTCCACTGATGCTCCATTTTCTATAGGAGCGTGAATATTCATCTTTGTTCGCCACAAACTTGTCCCCACTTTGGGACACATGTATGACTTCAAATAGATTTTGTGCAGATGAGCTGTGAACATTAGGCAACATTAGTAATGCAGAGTACCTGttctagaaaaaaagaaagaaataaatatgtCAATACCTGGGAATCCAGTACTTTGTTAGTAGTGCCTCCTTTTGTAGTCTACTGAGTATTTTTGGACAAATTGACAACTTAAATGACCTTACCCTTGACCTATTAGTGACTCATCTCTTCATGATGTAAAGTCTGATTTcctataaaattgtaattattggtTTTGTCTCCGTGTGAACCAAAACACCATTAAATGCTTCCATGTTATTTACCAAGGTATCACATTGAGTTGTGCTTGTGAACCTTGATCTGGACCAAAGCCTTCAATGTAGATGTAAGTCATACAatcaataactaaaataatcaaaaagtaaaagaaatctAAAGTGAGATTGTCAAACCTTGGAGGAATAGCTATCAAATGGCGAAACGCGCATTCATTGACCTCTCTTATACTTCTCATCTCATTCTCCCATTTCTGTGGgtaggttgttgttgttgccctCCACATAAGCTTCTTAAGATTCTTTCCAGGGTATTTCTTCttgaaattaacatataaatgtCTTACACAAAATTTGTGTGCAACTCCAGGAAGTATATCTTGCACAACTAGTAACAGTCCCTGTGAATGAGTTAGCAATAAGTTAGATGACATTTATTTCAAGTAATCATTATAAGATCACAGACAAACAAATATAATGCAATTTACCTTTTGTTGATTTGATATCAATGTAAGTGAAGAACAAAACTCAGGTCCACCTAGGTCTTCAATGAGTAGCTCCATAAACCATGTCCAAGTCTCATTGTTCTCGACCTCTGCTATGGCATATGCGAGTGGCATCATTTGATCGTTTACATCTCGAGCAACAATAGTTAACAACTCTCCATGATGTCTACCTTTCAAAAAGGCTCCATCAAGGCCAATGATTGGCCTGCATGAGACAAAGCTATCTTTTCATGCCTTGAGGCATGCGTAGAACCTAAAAAATATGTGCTTTGCATCATTTTCGTCAACTCTGACCTTGATAGTGGACCCTGGGTTTCTTGCTAATAACTCATTAGCGTAATCACAAATTCTACTATATTGCATAGTGAAGGACCCTTCCACTTCTTCTGAAGCATAGGCTTTTGCCCTGTAAGCCATATTTTTAGATATTGCTATGTTCCATTTTCTACTTATTTTATCTCTCTAACTGTTGTTTCCAATTTTTTACTTAGCCATTTTGCATTGAATAGGCCTAACTTGTGCTCCCTACTGTATGTGTGCCTATCCACCACAGTCCTCAATTGACATGTATCTACTGCCTCCATGTAACCAAAATTAGCCATCCAAGGACATTCTCCTTTTGCTCCCACACACTTAAGCCTTattcttttcttatcatttttaataaatttgagattttttcCATTCTTTAGTGCATAGGTTTTAATGGCATCCAAGATGTCTTTTTTTTGCCCAAAAAATGTTCCCACCTTCCAGTTGAAATCAACCATATTTTTTTAGCATAGTGAATGTAATAAAATTCCCATATTCCTCTTCAACGTCACTTTCTTCATCACTGATGTCAGGAGAAGTTAAGTCCTCATATTCTTAGTCATCATTGAATAAACTAGTATCACTAGTGTCATATTCTTCCAAATCTGACTCAGAAAGAACACTACAATCAACCTCCGTATTAGCAGAAGTATCACCTTCTCTAAAGTCACACTGGATATTTATGTCTACTAACCCATCCATACTATTCACCTCACCATTATCATCATCTGATGTACTTTATTCATGGACTTGTACTTCTATGTCCTCCATCTCTTCTACTTCTGTTTTGTTAGCCTCACCGTCATTTACTTTTGTCCTCTCATCATGTGCTTCATCAACTTCTATTGTCTCACCCTCAACATTGTTTACTTTTGTCCTCTCATCATGTGCTTCATCACTTTCGATTGTCTCCTCAACAATATTTGCTTATGTTCTTTCATCACCTTCACCAACATTAACTTTTATTGTCTCCTCAACAATATTTGCTTNTGTNCTNTCATCACCCTCACCAACATNAACTTTTATTGTCTCCTCAAAANTATTTGCTTTTGTCCTCTCATCACCCTCACCAACATCAACTTTTATTTTGTCACCCTCACCAAAATCAACTTTTATTCTGTCACTCTCATCAACATCACCTTTTATCCTCTCACCATCACCACCTACCCCCTCATCCAACTGTTCTATGACACCACCATCTCCTAAGGATTGCCTAAGACATACACCATCATTTGTGGCCTCGCCAAATTGTGAAGTTACaccaccatcatcttcttctgtCCTTTCATCCAACATTACACACTCACCACCCTTATGCATCTCAGGTGCAACTTCCTCACCTCCTTCATCAACATTATGTTCAATCATGTGAATGACATGAGGTTCAGACACAGTGTACACAACATATAAATGAACCCGACCATTTAACCTAGCTAAATTGACCATATgcatgactcctaggtcatcacACAAGGCTTCTAGCTTATCATCTAATATAGGACCACATCCAACAGAATACCACAAATCCTTAAGTCCATCATACCCAAGCCCTTTTATTACACTCACTACAACAAAGTAACTCCACACGTCTGGGTCAAAATACATAGTATCACTTTCCCCTTCATACTTGAGGCACCCTTCGTTCACCAATTTCCCCCCATGGGGAATAATAAACTTTATATCATCCTCCATCACAGACAACACAATCAAGAATATTCTACACCTATAAATAAACGTAAAACGATAAAAAACaccaaatattaaaacattaatcaaTTGATAATGATAGCAGAGAAGGAACTTTAACTATGGGGAACATACAAGACCACAACCGCAATATGCATACAATCTATTTTCAGACAACCCCAACCCACATTAAAAAAAGCATGAGTAGATAACAACAAAAAGCATCGAATATTAAATTGATATGTATCTATAGTACAAATATTAACCTTCCATGAAAATCCATACCAACCGCTTGCGATACATGAAAAAGCTCTTCACAATTCACATCCAACCTCTAGATAGCAACCCTTACTCCAATAATGAAGCTCCAATGCCCTAATTTAGCAAATTCCCTCTCCACTATGGACTTCGCATGTGCTTGCGATACACCCCACTTCAGATTTTCTCTTCCCAATTTTAATTCCGATTCAAATTTCAatgaaccctaattttaaaaggtttcaaaaaaacctcaacttttaaaatgtttgtttaagaaaatgcCACGTGCAAGGGTTTCATTAATAAAAACCACGTATAATGGTTTGTGCAAGCCACGTCTCAAAAATTTGTCCACGTCACCCTCACAGATCATAAAAAACTTAATCCCGTTAAGTTGATTTAACGACAAGGacccaattgattcaatttttcaatataaaggACCAAATTGGCAAAACTTAAAAGACAAGGATCATATTGGGAAAACCTGACATAAATAGGAACCTCCGAAGGAGTTTAAccttaaaaatacaataaataaataatcttaaattaatataaaatattttataattaatatacaattttatttaaataaaaaaattactttctatttaaatatttttctaaaattatttttgttcaataaagaaaactaaatttagctttttaaaatgaattttaaattcaatccataaaaaatttactttttatttaaatattttaaaattgtttttgttcaataaagaaaaataaatttagttttttaaaatgaattttaaattcaatcctctgataaaaaatataattacaaaaaattataaatgatgtATGTATAGTACGACATCTGGGTCGAGTGGTTAAGATAAATAGTTTATCGGTTATGTATAACATTATGTCTATTTTGGATCATAATTGGGCTAGAAATTGAGTGACTTATATTAAGTCTCGTGACAATGGACCAATAAGTAATTGGACCAGTAATCTAACACATAATAGTAGAATGATCAAATATGAGTAAAGATATTCATAAGTTGTTTATGAGCAACCCACCAACTCtaaaagtaaatatgtttttattttgttaagtcTGTGTCATATTAGAATTCATAAGGCGTCCTATAAATATAGGATCAAGACAAACAATCAGTATGTATAAGATCCAAATactcaataataataacaattcaAACTATCCAAATCTTCGAAAACAAAAATTCAGACAATCTAAGTCTTCGAGAATAAGGAAGGCACGTCAAAAATAGTTAGTCACTCAATCGAACACAAATCCTACCTAAACAAGgtatatctttaaataaaaaaatatacaaaattaggAAGAGTAAAGTAAATGTTAAACTACAGAAAGCTGAACAACTTTTTATTTCGTTTTTTCCTTTCTCGTTGAAGAATGCGCCCTTCGAGCAAAGCTCCCGAAATCCTCCGTGCACGCGATTAGTTgtactttttactttctttcatGATGTATACTTTTACTCTCAACGTGatattgtatttgaaaatagtttttgaaaaggaaaaataatttcagtttttcttcatttaaaacATCAGTAAATGatactttctttatttcttcttctataaaaaaacatttatatatctttattttttaaatttcaagatGATGTAATATTTCttcaagtatatatatttttaattaattgtaattttattaatgtgattttttttttcaattatatatatgttcttcaattattgtaattttcttcaacatgattaagaaaatgaaaaagaaatattattgtgcttctattgtaattttaattttaatgcaatttcatttttcaaaatattatctataaataGTCTATACATCCGTAATATAAAGAGTTTCCATTTCATGTAATTATAATCACCACATTTGATAAGTTTAttgacatttataaaaaaaaaaattatatgataaaattcattcctgttatacttttttattaattgaaaatacaattcttttattaataccTTACGGTTTCGTCATTTCAAAATTGTCGAATTAAAACagaatagttttaaaattttaaaaacaccttttttattcttctctaacttaaaactaatttcacaaaattatcaaaataaaaataattttaattataatcagTTACGCATAAatcaatgattaaaataattttagtttgaattttattttaaaggtaaatgtgaaaagattaaataatattttgttttatagtataaaaaaaaaataataacaaagttGTGCATAGATAGAAATGGGAGAGTGCCAGGTAACCCTGTGCGTGGCAAGAAGGGAAGGCCTCAGAGCTCGGTTTTTAAGCTCTAAATTTCTACCCTTTCAAATTCtctcttccttttattttcttcttttatttccaATTCACAAAACtcaaaccccaaaccctagCACAACTCAAGGTCTgtcaaattttctcttttccattttcaactCTCACTTCTCTCCTTCCGTGTTTTgctttttattcaaaattacacACATCCCATCAtcactttctattttaatatttcattctcATCTGATTTTTTCCTCCTAATGTATTGTCTAATTGTGATAAATAATAGTGAAGATATTTCCAAGTACATGAATAATTGGATATATTGTTGCATGTATACGTGTGTgcttatgtatatattaatgcAATTTTGAATGTGACAGCGTTGATCAGATGGCCACCAAACGAATCAACAAGGAATTGAAGGACCTGCAGAAAGATCCCCCTGCATCCTGCAGTGCTGGTATGTTTCTCTGCTCTTTTGCGCTACGTAGTTCcgttgaaaaaaattgtttttggcCAAGTGTATAGACTAAGGTTTTAAGTTATGGCTGTAGTTGTTGTTTCAGTTTTGATTAGCAATTTTCGGTGgtttcaaaaattttgaaattgggaTAGAAATTACATTTTTCGCGGACTATTTTTTGTTAGTATGGTATAGACTGTTACTATGGAATGGATGACACCATTTTAAAAATGGTCCGTGGCTGCAATTTCAGTCGCAAAGTTAAGGTTTTTGGTGTCTGCCAGAGTAATTGTGGCCGCATTTCCGACAGTAATGTCTATAACAATCCAGAATTTGTCTATACTAATTTTCAGTGTGATGGTTGATTATTAATGTTAGATATTTTTGGTGTCAGCCCACAATTGTGACCAAATTGGCCATATATGTCTGCTACTTCGGTGAATATTCAAGAGCATGAAAAAACTATCCTTGTGACATCAATTTAAAACCTTGAACAATTGTTGGTTGATATTactctttgttttatttttatagtattgCTTGACGGCTTTTTTTATGATTACTCTATTTTGTACAGCCTGAAACTGTATGCACTTTTAGGGGTTTTGTTCTTTTGTGTTGCTAGTTATCACAATCATTCATCAAAGTCTGTAGAATATAGCCGACAGTGTGACTCTTCTGCTAATTCTGctagtaaaatagaaaattttgagGACTTCATCCCAGGTTATGCATCGATTGTTTTTGTgggtaaataaataaaataatgccATGGTATGGTAGTAAGGAACTAAGATAGGACCCCAATTATTCTCGTTTGCTTAAAAACTGTCAGAACTTTTGGACTGTTCTTTGTCCGTCAATGTCTGAATAATTGAACTTTTATATTCAGGTCCAGTAGCTGATGACATGTTCCATTGGCAAGCTACAATTATGGGCCCTGCGGATAGCCCATTTGCTGGAGGTGTATTTATTGTGTCAATTCACTTCCCTCCTGATTATCCTTTCAAACCACCCAAGGTAAATCAATCTCTACTACTCTATTCGCATTTCTGTTATGTATATGTCTATATCATGCATGCACTGGGACTGCTTTTTCTTGTGCTAactatgaattttttttgtatcaAGAGTTTTAATCTCATTAGATTTTTTCATTGAAGTATTGTAAATGactgaatttcaattttagtttaggGTAATGCATTATCAATTGTAGTGGATTGAAACTATTTGTTGTCGACTTGCAGTGTAATAATGTATCTGATTTGCcgataaagaaaatgaatctGATTTATTCATCAGATCATTGGTTGTGGactcttgtttaattttgttatatttttaaatcattatcaGTTAAAGAAATGGCTAGTGGTGAGTAGAGATATTCAAGGATTTTGGACATAATCTCTTCAAAATCCAAGTTTTTTAATACGTATTCATTATCTGTTGGATAAGGTTTCATTCCGAACAAAGGTTTTCCATCCTAATATCAACAGTAACGGTAGTATCTGCCTAGACATTCTCAAAGAGCAATGGAGCCCTGCCCTCACAATATCCAAGGTAATCTAtctgataatttctttttatttattaattttgttgcCAGTGATAtactaaaaaatgttaaaattttgtagGTCCTTTTGTCTATATGCTCTCTGCTGACAGATCCCAACCCAGATGATCCTCTGGTGCCTGAGATTGCTCATATGTACAAAACTGATAGATCCAAGTATGAGGCCACTGCCCGGTCATGGACTCAAAAATATGCCATGGGCTAAGTCATTGGTTCATCTCTGCTacttcatattttctttgttctcTTCCGTAGTTATTTTGCTTACTTTCTACACTAGTAAATAAATAGTgttgaattgattttaatcaagtATGAT
This genomic stretch from Vigna radiata var. radiata cultivar VC1973A chromosome 7, Vradiata_ver6, whole genome shotgun sequence harbors:
- the LOC106766749 gene encoding ubiquitin-conjugating enzyme E2-17 kDa — its product is MATKRINKELKDLQKDPPASCSAGPVADDMFHWQATIMGPADSPFAGGVFIVSIHFPPDYPFKPPKVSFRTKVFHPNINSNGSICLDILKEQWSPALTISKVLLSICSLLTDPNPDDPLVPEIAHMYKTDRSKYEATARSWTQKYAMG